The DNA window TGTTGAAGGATTTCATTGAGATGTGAAAAGAGGTTATGAATCATTGACTGAGAAAAGCGAGGTTCCTGATACTTTGCTTTGATGGTAAGGGTATCATTTTCGATGGCTAATAAGGTCATTGGAAAGTGTGTCCATTCATCGAATTCAGTACCATCTAGTCTAAGATTATCTTGTTTTTCGTTACTGCCAGCGGGAAGGGGATAGCTTTCTAGCACAAATAGCCAATCGAAGAGTGGGTTACCTTGATTGGTCCAAGACTGGATATCACGCAGAGCAACATATTCATAGGAGGAAGCGTCAGCCTGGTGTTTCTGGAGGTCTTTTAGCCACGTGATGATGGGAGCTTGTGGTAGCAGTGAAAGAGAGACGGGAAGGGTATTAATGAAAAGGCCGACCATTTTCGTAGAATCAGGTAAATTACTAGGCCGTCCAGAAACAGTATGTCCTAATGTCACATTTCGGGAGTCTTGATATCGACCAAGAAGAATACCTATGATACCGAGTAAAAGGGTGTGTAGGGTAACCTGGTGTGTTTGTGTCCATTGACGAATAGCATTACTCTGTTCGGAAGAAAAGACAAACGACTCTTCGCCAAATTTTTTAGCATTTTCTTGGTGAGAACTAGAGGAAAATGATTCTGCAACCAAGGATTCGGTCCAGAATTTTTCGGCCTGTTCAGCATTTTGTTTGAGTAGCCAGGCAATGTAGTCTTTGTAGCGGCTGCGAGAAGCTTGGATAGGTGATACTGTTAGACCTTTAGCAAGTGCGAAGTAGTCAGTGAGAACTTCTTGTAAGACTTGTCCAGCTGACCACCCATCTAAAATGAGGTGGTGATAACACCAGACTAATTTAAAGGAAGAGTCAGAGAGACGGATTAAATGAAATCTGGTTAATGGAGCAGATTGTAGATTGAAACCTTCACTTTGATTAGCTGCTTGCAAGGCCTTTAGTTTTTTATCTTGTTGCTTAGGACTATCTGACCAGTCTAGTTCGATCCACTGTAATGAAACTTCATGATAGACGACTTGGAATGGTTCATCACGCTGCTCCCATTGAAAACCTGTGCGTAGGATTTCATGCCGATGTAAAGCTCTTTCCCAGGATTGCTTAAGGATTTGCGTGTCGAGATTTCCTGACAAAGAAAGAACAATTTGGGGAATGTAGATTCCTTTTTCAGGAGCCAGTAGTGAGTGGAATAAAAGCCCTTGCTGTGTTGAGGATAATGGGTAGATGTCTGCGATATTTGGCATGATTATAAAGACTTGTTAGAATTCAAGGTTGGGATGGTTAATGTGAAGGGTATGTGTTTTGGCAGATGCTTCACAAAATTTTGTGAGTAGGCTCAAAATAAGCTCAGTACCTTTTTTCGCATTTGATGCAGCAGAGTCACCTAGGCAGTCGACGTTCATGATGATTTTAGAAGTGTCCGGAGAAATGAGAGTTTGACAGGAATTTCGCCAATTCCAACGTCGGCACATGACCTCGTTGCCTACTACATAAATGAGTTCTTCTGGCTCTGGAGATTCTTGTTTGGCATCTTTGCCCAACGGTAAAAAGGATTCCTGTCCAGTTGCTTTTCTTAGCTGCAAAGCATCGCCATATGATTGTGCACGTTCGACATCATCTCCTCCAACAGGAATTTGTAATCTAAGAGAGGCTATATTCATAATAGCAACAACTTTCGAGATAAAAGGGAGTTGAACCTCAAGTTTTTGAACCCTTTTGAGCAAATTTTTGTGGGCAGGAGGAAATTTATTCGGGTTTGATCCGAATTGGCGATGAACTTTATCCCAAGATTGCACACTGGAAAGGTCATTGGGTGTGCTTAAGCTTTTGACTATAGCCTCTGCTTCTCTTAGCAGCTCAGTTAGCTCAGCACTTTCGCCTTGATTGTTGATTCCTTCTGCAATCACGATTCCTCGGTGAAAATGCGGTGCTAATTCGAATACTTCTGGTTTTAATTCTATTTTCATTAATTTTAAATTGCTTATCTAGAGATCTTTCAGGAGCTGGTCAAGTTCACCGGGTTTGAAATCCATAAGAGAAAAATCAGATTCGCTGTAACCGGATCCTGATTGAGGATTGATGCAGAAATCTGTGAGTTCTTTAATCTCTTTTTCAAGTCTTTC is part of the Verrucomicrobiota bacterium genome and encodes:
- a CDS encoding phenylalanine--tRNA ligase beta subunit-related protein translates to MKIELKPEVFELAPHFHRGIVIAEGINNQGESAELTELLREAEAIVKSLSTPNDLSSVQSWDKVHRQFGSNPNKFPPAHKNLLKRVQKLEVQLPFISKVVAIMNIASLRLQIPVGGDDVERAQSYGDALQLRKATGQESFLPLGKDAKQESPEPEELIYVVGNEVMCRRWNWRNSCQTLISPDTSKIIMNVDCLGDSAASNAKKGTELILSLLTKFCEASAKTHTLHINHPNLEF